In one window of Venenivibrio stagnispumantis DNA:
- the gspG gene encoding type II secretion system major pseudopilin GspG, whose amino-acid sequence MRKERGFTLLELLVVIVILSILAALLVPKLTGRVDEAKIDTTKIQLKEVKRALEMYKIDNGTYPTTEQGLKALVQKPETPPVPKKWRQYLEQIPKDAWGNDLIYIYPSDKHPFELKSAGPDGEAGTEDDISVWSE is encoded by the coding sequence ATGAGAAAAGAGAGAGGATTTACTCTTCTTGAACTACTGGTTGTTATTGTTATTTTATCTATTTTAGCTGCACTTTTGGTTCCTAAGCTTACCGGTAGAGTAGATGAAGCAAAGATAGATACTACAAAAATACAGCTAAAAGAAGTAAAAAGGGCACTTGAAATGTATAAAATAGATAACGGAACATATCCTACTACTGAACAGGGACTAAAAGCTTTGGTGCAAAAACCGGAAACACCACCTGTCCCGAAAAAATGGAGACAGTATTTAGAACAAATACCAAAAGATGCATGGGGTAATGATTTAATATATATATATCCTTCAGATAAACATCCATTTGAGTTAAAATCAGCTGGTCCAGATGGTGAAGCCGGTACAGAAGATGATATATCAGTTTGGAGTGAATAA